A stretch of the Stegostoma tigrinum isolate sSteTig4 chromosome 34, sSteTig4.hap1, whole genome shotgun sequence genome encodes the following:
- the LOC125446644 gene encoding zinc-binding protein A33-like isoform X1, translating to MAVSKHIVSLNEDLTCSICQALFVEPVRLQCEHNFCKSCIQKCWGKQRQAVSCPQCQLVLPRRSYTSNRVLASLCEKTRRLDLNLKLEEDRPDCEGPGESVKQVCEEHGEKLILFCEEDEVLICASCVDSHLHSNHKFLPVQQAVQKYMDQLNASLDSMEEEKKCKSELKQQQEGKISELDELSVSLEEDISTQFAKIRQYLDEKEKHLKEGLSRQKQADLRLMEENLKEFKVEITSLDEKIGNLRADIEQQDGITFLKELQCLRERYLDKGEEGDDGEHSQSSGDGKILTFSRRKYLDFQGPLLYITWKQMKQIISPVPASLTLDPNTAHCGLFLSQDLTRVRVSDSKLQRPNNPQRFDTIPCVLGSQGFTSGKHYWEVGVGDKTVWALGVAGESSNRKGKFSLRPEHSYWTVWLNGQGKYIAIDRMFVHLTPSVKPGTIGVYLDYEGGKVSFYNADNMSILYMFTDTFTEKLFPFFCPGLREATNCAPLVLHHIEL from the exons ATGGCCGTCAGTAAACACATCGTATCCCTGAATGAGGATTTGACCTGCTCCATCTGCCAGGCTCTGTTTGTGGAGCCGGTGCGATTGCAGTGTGAGCACAATTTCTGTAAATCCTGCATTCAAAAATGCTGGGGGAAGCAGCGCCAGGCGGTGTCCTGCCCGCAATGTCAGCTCGTTCTTCCCCGGAGAAGTTACACCAGTAACAGGGTGCTGGCCAGTCTCTGTGAGAAGACCCGGCGACTGGATCTGAACCTGAAGCTGGAGGAGGATCGCcctgactgtgagggacctgggGAGAGTGTGAAGCAGGTCTGTGAGGAACACGGAGAGAAGCTGATCCTGTTCTGTGAAGAGGATGAGGTTCTGATCTGCGCCAGTTGTGTAGATTCCCACCTCCATTCAAATCACAAGTTCTTGCCAGTACAGCAGGCGGTTCAAAAGTACATG GACCAGCTGAATGCATCCTTGGATTCCATGGAGGAGGAAAAGAAATGTAAGAGTGAATTAAAACAACAGCAGGAAGGGAAGATTTCAGAACTGGAT gagctctctgtgTCACTGGAAGAAGACATCTCCACCCAGTTCGCTAAAATCCGTCAATATCTTGATGAGAAAGAGAAACATTTAAAGGAAGGTCTGTCGAGACAAAAACAGGCGGATCTGCGACTGATGGAAGAAAATCTGAAAGAATTCAAAGTGGAAATAACGTCACTTGACGAGAAGATAGGGAACCTTCGTGCAGACATCGAGCAGCAAGATGGAATCACTTTTCTCAAG GAACTACAATGTTTGAGAGAAAG GTACCTGGACAAAGGGGAGGAAGGAGACGATGGAGAACATTCACAAAGcagtggagatggaaaaatactgacattttcaagaaggaagtATTTGGACTTCCAAGGCCCGTTACTCTACATAACGTGGAAGCAAATGAAACAGATCATCTCTCCAG TTCCAGCCTCACTGACCCTGGATCCAAACACAGCACATTGTGGACTCTTCCTGTCGCAAGATCTGAccagagtgagagtcagtgacaGCAAGTTACAGCGTCCTAACAATCCACAGAGATTTGACACAATTCCATGTGTCCTGGGATCACAGGGGTTCACATCAGGGAAACACtactgggaggtgggggtgggggacaaGACTGTTTGGGCATTGGGTGTGGCTGGAGAATCATCCAATAGGAAAGGAAAGTTCTCCCTCAGACCAGAACATAGTTACTGGACTGTGTGGCTTAATGGTCAAGGAAAATATATAGCTATTGATCGCATGTTTGTCCACCTGACTCCGAGTGTGAAGCCTGGGACCATTGGCGTTTACTTGGACTATGAAGGAGGAAAGGTGAGCTTTTACAATGCTGACAATATGTCCATTCTCTACATGTTCACTGACACATTCACTGAGAAACTCTTTCCTTTCTTCTGTCCTGGATTGCGTGAGGCTACAAATTGTGCTCCTCTTGTACTGCATCATATTGAACTGTAG
- the LOC125446644 gene encoding zinc-binding protein A33-like isoform X2 — MAVSKHIVSLNEDLTCSICQALFVEPVRLQCEHNFCKSCIQKCWGKQRQAVSCPQCQLVLPRRSYTSNRVLASLCEKTRRLDLNLKLEEDRPDCEGPGESVKQDQLNASLDSMEEEKKCKSELKQQQEGKISELDELSVSLEEDISTQFAKIRQYLDEKEKHLKEGLSRQKQADLRLMEENLKEFKVEITSLDEKIGNLRADIEQQDGITFLKELQCLRERYLDKGEEGDDGEHSQSSGDGKILTFSRRKYLDFQGPLLYITWKQMKQIISPVPASLTLDPNTAHCGLFLSQDLTRVRVSDSKLQRPNNPQRFDTIPCVLGSQGFTSGKHYWEVGVGDKTVWALGVAGESSNRKGKFSLRPEHSYWTVWLNGQGKYIAIDRMFVHLTPSVKPGTIGVYLDYEGGKVSFYNADNMSILYMFTDTFTEKLFPFFCPGLREATNCAPLVLHHIEL, encoded by the exons ATGGCCGTCAGTAAACACATCGTATCCCTGAATGAGGATTTGACCTGCTCCATCTGCCAGGCTCTGTTTGTGGAGCCGGTGCGATTGCAGTGTGAGCACAATTTCTGTAAATCCTGCATTCAAAAATGCTGGGGGAAGCAGCGCCAGGCGGTGTCCTGCCCGCAATGTCAGCTCGTTCTTCCCCGGAGAAGTTACACCAGTAACAGGGTGCTGGCCAGTCTCTGTGAGAAGACCCGGCGACTGGATCTGAACCTGAAGCTGGAGGAGGATCGCcctgactgtgagggacctgggGAGAGTGTGAAGCAG GACCAGCTGAATGCATCCTTGGATTCCATGGAGGAGGAAAAGAAATGTAAGAGTGAATTAAAACAACAGCAGGAAGGGAAGATTTCAGAACTGGAT gagctctctgtgTCACTGGAAGAAGACATCTCCACCCAGTTCGCTAAAATCCGTCAATATCTTGATGAGAAAGAGAAACATTTAAAGGAAGGTCTGTCGAGACAAAAACAGGCGGATCTGCGACTGATGGAAGAAAATCTGAAAGAATTCAAAGTGGAAATAACGTCACTTGACGAGAAGATAGGGAACCTTCGTGCAGACATCGAGCAGCAAGATGGAATCACTTTTCTCAAG GAACTACAATGTTTGAGAGAAAG GTACCTGGACAAAGGGGAGGAAGGAGACGATGGAGAACATTCACAAAGcagtggagatggaaaaatactgacattttcaagaaggaagtATTTGGACTTCCAAGGCCCGTTACTCTACATAACGTGGAAGCAAATGAAACAGATCATCTCTCCAG TTCCAGCCTCACTGACCCTGGATCCAAACACAGCACATTGTGGACTCTTCCTGTCGCAAGATCTGAccagagtgagagtcagtgacaGCAAGTTACAGCGTCCTAACAATCCACAGAGATTTGACACAATTCCATGTGTCCTGGGATCACAGGGGTTCACATCAGGGAAACACtactgggaggtgggggtgggggacaaGACTGTTTGGGCATTGGGTGTGGCTGGAGAATCATCCAATAGGAAAGGAAAGTTCTCCCTCAGACCAGAACATAGTTACTGGACTGTGTGGCTTAATGGTCAAGGAAAATATATAGCTATTGATCGCATGTTTGTCCACCTGACTCCGAGTGTGAAGCCTGGGACCATTGGCGTTTACTTGGACTATGAAGGAGGAAAGGTGAGCTTTTACAATGCTGACAATATGTCCATTCTCTACATGTTCACTGACACATTCACTGAGAAACTCTTTCCTTTCTTCTGTCCTGGATTGCGTGAGGCTACAAATTGTGCTCCTCTTGTACTGCATCATATTGAACTGTAG